Proteins from a genomic interval of Zingiber officinale cultivar Zhangliang chromosome 2A, Zo_v1.1, whole genome shotgun sequence:
- the LOC122042515 gene encoding probable glutathione S-transferase, with protein sequence MDQQPPIPPSDLKLLGSWADSHTHRVQLALKLKGLPFQYQEEDPLRPSAALLIHNPVYKNLPVLLHRGCPVLHSIIILHFLDDTWPHHRSLLPSDPFDRATARFWSHFADDKLAPAVAAVFSSEGDGQKAAVDQVHQNLKLLELELGDGGAFGGRRFFGGDEIGFLDIVLGCGSYWLAVFEEVMEVKLVDPEAFPRFHAWLRDFEDQREVKETIPAIDKLLEYARTVRQMMLGGVATAAAGDNAASN encoded by the coding sequence ATGGATCAGCAACCTCCGATTCCTCCTTCCGATCTCAAGCTCCTCGGCTCCTGGGCCGACTCCCACACCCACCGCGTCCAGCTCGCCCTCAAGCTCAAGGGGCTGCCCTTCCAGTACCAAGAAGAAGACCCCCTCCGCCCCTCCGCCGCCCTCCTCATCCACAACCCCGTCTACAAGAACCTCCCCGTCCTCCTCCACCGCGGCTGCCCCGTCCTCCACTCCATCATCATCCTCCACTTCCTCGACGACACGTGGCCGCACCACCGCTCGCTGCTCCCCTCCGACCCCTTCGACCGCGCCACCGCCCGCTTCTGGTCCCACTTCGCCGACGACAAGCTCGCCCCCGCCGTCGCGGCCGTCTTCTCCTCCGAGGGCGACGGCCAGAAGGCCGCCGTCGACCAGGTCCACCAGAACCTGAAGCTGCTGGAGCTCGAGCTCGGCGACGGCGGCGCGTTCGGCGGGCGGAGGTTCTTCGGCGGCGACGAGATCGGGTTCCTCGACATCGTCCTCGGCTGCGGCTCCTACTGGCTCGCCGTCTTCGAGGAGGTCATGGAAGTGAAGCTGGTGGACCCCGAGGCGTTCCCGCGCTTCCACGCCTGGCTCCGCGACTTCGAGGACCAGAGGGAGGTCAAGGAGACGATCCCGGCCATCGACAAGCTGCTCGAGTACGCGAGGACCGTCCGGCAGATGATGCTGGGCGGTGTTGCCACCGCGGCCGCCGGCGACAATGCCGCTTCTAATTAG
- the LOC122044072 gene encoding subtilisin-like protease, whose protein sequence is MMMAYVKDDTNNLIYDKRNLLADLFTVGVSHVMPLKVLNPGLIYDISLTDYYPYLCGLGYSVSDMSIIIHHKINCSSIKSIPEGELNYPSITIQLSANEARTVTITRIVTNIGKAVATYYAKLDIPDVVSAHVVMRSLTF, encoded by the coding sequence ATGATGATGGCCTACGTAAAAGATGACACCAACAACCTCATCTACGACAAGAGGAACCTTCTAGCCGATCTCTTCACGGTGGGAGTCAGCCATGTCATGCCTCTAAAGGTCCTTAACCCTGGACTCATCTACGACATCTCTCTGACGGACTATTATCCATACCTCTGTGGCCTTGGCTATAGTGTCTCCGACATGAGCATCATCATCCACCATAAAATCAATTGCTCGTCGATCAAGAGCATCCCAGAAGGAGAGCTCAACTATCCTTCCATCACCATCCAATTGTCGGCGAACGAGGCAAGGACGGTAACCATCACAAGGATTGTGACCAACATTGGCAAGGCAGTAGCGACTTACTACGCAAAGTTGGACATCCCCGATGTGGTTTCGGCACATGTAGTTATGAGAAGCTTAACCTTCTAG